DNA from Arthrobacter sp. FW305-BF8:
CAAGGAGCCTGTGGCCGGAACCGTCGTCGTCACCTACGGCGACGTCCCGCTGCTCACCGGTGAAATGCTCGCCGAACTCGTGTCCACCCACCAGCGCGACGGCAACGCGGTCACCGTGCTCACCGCCGTCCTGGGCGACGCCACCGGCTACGGCCGCATTCTCCGCGGGGAAGACGGCACCGTAACCGGCATCCGCGAGCACAAGGACGCCACCGACGCCGAGCGTGCGATCCGCGAGATCAACTCCGGCATTTACGCGTTTGACGCTGCTGTCCTCAGGGACGCCCTCGGCCACGTCACCACCGACAACTCACAGGGCGAAAAGTACCTGACCGATGTCCTCGGGCTGGCCCGCGAGGCAGGCGGCCGGGTGGCCGCCGTCGTCACCGCCGACCGCTGGCAGGTGGAAGGCGCCAACGACCGCGTCCAGCTGGCCGCCCTCGGCGCCGAGCACAACCGCCGGATCGTGGAAGCCTGGATGCGCGCCGGTGTTACCGTCGTCGACCCCGCCACCACGTGGATCGACTCCACGGTGACACTGGCGGAGGACGTCCGGATCCTGCCCAACACCCAGCTGCACGGCGCCACCACGGTGGCGCGGGACGCCGTCGTCGGCCCCGACTCCACGCTGACGGATGTCAGCATCGGCGAGGGCGCCAAGGTGACCCGGACCCACGGATCCGGCGCAGAGATCGGTGCGGGGGCCAGCGTGGGCCCCTTCACCTACCTGCGCCCCGGAACGGTCCTGGGCGAGACAGGCAAGATCGGTGCCTTCTACGAAACCAAGAACGTCAGGATCGGCCGCGGCTCCAAATTGTCCCACCTGGGCTACGCCGGGGACGCCGAGATCGGCGAGGACACCAACATCGGCTGCGGCAACATCACCGCGAACTACGACGGCGAGAAGAAGCACCGCACGGTGATCGGCTCGGGTGTGCGCACCGGCTCCAACACAGTATTCGTCGCTCCGGTCACGGTGGGGGACGGTGCCTACAGCGGCGCCGGAGCCGTGATCCGCAAGGACGTACCCGCCGGTGCCCTGGTGCTCTCCATGGCAGCACAGCGCAACGCCGAGGGCTGGGTCGCGGCCAACCGCCCCGGCTCGCTCTCCGCGGAGCTGGCAGAAGCAGCCGCGGCCCGCGAAGGCCGCAATGAGACCTCAAATTCCCCCGTATCTACAGAAGAGGGCTAGCAACCATGACCGAAATTACGGCTCACGGCGAGAAGAAACTGGTGCTCGCCGCAGGGCGTGCGCACCCGGAGCTTGCCCGGGAGATCGCCAAGGAGCTGGGCACGGAACTGCTGCCTGTGGACGCCTACGACTTCGCCAACGGCGAGATCTACGTCCGCGCCGGGGAAAGCGTCCGTGGAACCGATGCCTTCGTCATCCAGGCGCATCCCGCGCCGCTGAACAACTGGCTCATGGAACAGCTGATCATGATTGATTCGCTGAAGCGTGCCTCCGCCAAGCGGATCACCGTTGTTTCGCCGTTCTACCCGTACTCGCGCCAGGACAAGAAGGGCCGCGGCCGCGAGCCGATCTCCGCCCGCCTCGTGGCCGACATGTACAAGACGGCCGGCGCCGACCGGATCATGAGCGTGGACCTGCACACCTCGCAGATCCAGGGCTTCTTCGACGGCCCGGTGGACCACCTCATGGCCATCCCGCTGCTGGCGGACTACATCCGCACCCGCGTCAGCGCCGATAACATCACCGTGGTCTCACCGGACACCGGCCGCGTGCGCGTGGCCGAGCAGTGGGCCGAGCGCCTCGGCGGCGCTCCGCTGGCGTTCGTCCACAAGAGCCGCGACCTGACCGTGCCCAACCAGGCCGTGTCCAAGACCGTGGTGGGCCAGATTGAGGGCCGCACCTGCGTGCTGATCGACGACATGATCGATACCGGCGGAACCATCTCCGGTGCCGTGCAGGTGCTGAAGAACGCCGGCGCCAAGGACGTCATCATCGCTGCCACGCACGCGGTGTTCTCCGACCCCGCCGCCCGGCGCCTCTCTGAGTCGGGTGCCCGGGAAGTGGTGGTCACCAACACGCTGCCCATCCCCGCCGACAAGCGCTTCCCCGAGCTCACTGTCCTGTCCATCGCACCGCTCATCGCCCGGGCCATCCGGGAAGTGTTCGACGACGGTTCGGTCACCAGCCTGTTCGACGGCAACGCCTAACGGCCTTGTCTGCGCCGGTGCCCGGCCCGTTTTCAGTATTCGGGCCGGGCACTGGTAAGCTTTTTCCCGATACCTTGGCGAGGGAGAGCACCGGAAATCCGCAGGCGCGGAGCACCGGACTGCTGGTCTCCGTTATCGACTGGGTCTGAATCACCCTTCTGGTGGGGCCGCCTTCGGGCCGCCCGGCGTTGAAGGTCACTCCAGACCTCCGCCCTTGCTGAACCAATACATCCACCAGGAGATTCACATGTCTGAGCAGAAGCTCGCAGCAGAAGCACGCACCGAATTCGGCAAGGGCTTCGCCCGCCGCGCCCGCGCAGCCGGCCAGATCCCCGCAGTGATCTACGGCCACGGCGCAGAGCCCATCCACATCACCCTGCCGGCCAAGGCCACCACCCTGGCCGTGCGTACCGCCAACGCCCTGCTGTCCCTGGACCTCAACGGCGAAGGCCACCTGGCCCTCGTCA
Protein-coding regions in this window:
- a CDS encoding ribose-phosphate diphosphokinase — its product is MTEITAHGEKKLVLAAGRAHPELAREIAKELGTELLPVDAYDFANGEIYVRAGESVRGTDAFVIQAHPAPLNNWLMEQLIMIDSLKRASAKRITVVSPFYPYSRQDKKGRGREPISARLVADMYKTAGADRIMSVDLHTSQIQGFFDGPVDHLMAIPLLADYIRTRVSADNITVVSPDTGRVRVAEQWAERLGGAPLAFVHKSRDLTVPNQAVSKTVVGQIEGRTCVLIDDMIDTGGTISGAVQVLKNAGAKDVIIAATHAVFSDPAARRLSESGAREVVVTNTLPIPADKRFPELTVLSIAPLIARAIREVFDDGSVTSLFDGNA
- the glmU gene encoding bifunctional UDP-N-acetylglucosamine diphosphorylase/glucosamine-1-phosphate N-acetyltransferase GlmU — protein: MKSRTPKILHEIGGRSMVGHALLAARSISPERLALVVRHERDRVAAHLTELDPDAVIVDQDEVPGTGRAVEVALKALDAKEPVAGTVVVTYGDVPLLTGEMLAELVSTHQRDGNAVTVLTAVLGDATGYGRILRGEDGTVTGIREHKDATDAERAIREINSGIYAFDAAVLRDALGHVTTDNSQGEKYLTDVLGLAREAGGRVAAVVTADRWQVEGANDRVQLAALGAEHNRRIVEAWMRAGVTVVDPATTWIDSTVTLAEDVRILPNTQLHGATTVARDAVVGPDSTLTDVSIGEGAKVTRTHGSGAEIGAGASVGPFTYLRPGTVLGETGKIGAFYETKNVRIGRGSKLSHLGYAGDAEIGEDTNIGCGNITANYDGEKKHRTVIGSGVRTGSNTVFVAPVTVGDGAYSGAGAVIRKDVPAGALVLSMAAQRNAEGWVAANRPGSLSAELAEAAAAREGRNETSNSPVSTEEG